In a genomic window of Occallatibacter riparius:
- a CDS encoding YceI family protein, with protein sequence MKLFGKFCITLLLSFAALAYAQKQTMTVSPDASKVNFGLVGTGHEVHGTFHVSKGSIQFDRSVPSMSGSIVVSASSGDSNDKSRDKKMHSDVLDVEHYADVTFEPKSYQGTIAPSGDSNIQVSGTFTLHGTPHDLTVPMQVHIDGTNVTAKGSFIVPYVKWGLKDPSIMILKVAKEVHIDLDLAGTLSPAS encoded by the coding sequence ATGAAGTTGTTCGGCAAGTTCTGCATCACTCTTCTGCTTTCATTCGCAGCTCTCGCCTATGCACAAAAGCAGACCATGACCGTAAGCCCTGACGCCAGCAAGGTGAACTTCGGCCTTGTCGGCACAGGTCACGAAGTGCACGGCACATTCCACGTGAGCAAGGGAAGCATCCAGTTCGACCGTAGCGTGCCTTCGATGTCCGGCTCGATCGTGGTCTCCGCTTCGAGCGGCGATAGTAACGACAAGAGCCGTGACAAGAAGATGCACTCCGATGTTCTGGACGTTGAGCACTATGCTGACGTCACTTTCGAGCCGAAGTCTTACCAGGGCACGATCGCGCCAAGCGGCGATTCGAACATCCAGGTGTCGGGCACCTTTACGCTACATGGCACGCCGCACGATCTTACGGTGCCTATGCAGGTGCACATCGACGGCACGAACGTGACCGCCAAGGGCAGCTTTATCGTGCCCTACGTGAAGTGGGGACTGAAGGATCCGAGCATCATGATCCTGAAGGTCGCGAAGGAAGTGCACATCGATCTCGACCTGGCGGGAACGCTTTCGCCGGCGAGCTAG